The genomic stretch CTTCGTCGCCGGGCTCAAGCGCAAGGGCGTGACGGTCGAGGTGCTGGAGCGCGTCCGCCAGGTCGGCCCGAACAAGCAGGGTGCGAAGGGCTCCTACTCGATCTACCGCGTCGCCGAGGCGGGCTGATGCGCCTGGGCGCGAACGCACCACGCCTGGCGGTCGGGTTGATCCGGGTCTCGACCGCCGAGCAGGGCAACAGCGGGCTGGGCCTGGAGGCCCAGCAGGCGAGCATCCGGTCCTTCGTCGCCGCGCAGGGATGGACGATGGTGGCGGAGTATTCCGACATCGCGTCTGGCAAGGACGACCGGCGGCCGGGGTTCCAGGGAGCGCTGGAGCGGTGCCGTCAGCTTGGCGCGGTGCTGGTCGCCGCGCGGCTGGATCGCATCACGCGGCGCGCGCACACGCTGTCGCAGTTGTTGGAGGATGGGGTCTCAATCCGCGCGGCCGACATGCCGGGGGCCGACGACCTGATGCTGCGCATCTACGCCGCGATGGCGCAGAAGGAGCGCGAGCTGATCAGCGAGCGGACGCGGGCGGCGCTGGCGGCAGCCAAGGCGCGGGGGAGGGTTCTGGGCGGCGACCGAGGCTATCGGCCGGCCGCCAGCCCGGACGCCGCAGCAGCGGCCCAGGCGCGGCGTGAGGCGGCGGAACGCACGGCGCATCGGCTCGGGCTGGAAGTGGACCGCCTGCGCGCAGAGGGGGTCGAAGGACACGCGGCCCTCGCGCGTGCTCTCAACGCGCGGGCTGTGCCAGCGCCGCGCGGCAGCGTCGCCTGGACCCACACCACCGTCGCTCGCGTGCTGGCCCGCACACGTTGCATCGAACGCTAGCCGAACACTCGCCCCGCCCCGCGGCGCTGAAATCCCTTGGACCGGGCACGCACGGACCAGCACACTGGGCCGTAGGGGAGATGTCATGGTGAATGAGTATGCTGGGAGCAGGATGCATGTCCTCGATTGGGTCGAGGGCCGCAGCGGCGGCTTTGTGGAATCCCTGAATGCCATGCTGACGCTCACGGGCGCCAGCGTATCGCCTGAGGCGTTGTGGCGCCCTGTCGGCTACAGCAATCCCGCAGAGGCGCTCCTCGACCGCGATTGCGCGCCGTTGCTTCCGGCGCAGGTCAGTCGGTGCCTCCGTGAATGGTGGCTAGCGGTTGACCATCCGACGGCCAGCGGACCGAATTGGGACCTCGTGGCGGCGGTAGACTTTCCCGAGCGGCGCCGCGGCCTCGTCCTGGTGGAGGCCAAGGCCCACGTCGGTGAGCTTGCTAATGAGGGCGCCGCAAAGCGGCTGCGTTCCGACGCCAGCGCCAACAGCCACAAGAACCACGAGAGGATCGGACGCGCCGTTGCCGAGGCGTGTCAGGCACTGAGGGCCTCAGACGCGCGCATCGGCATTAGTCGTGACCGTTGCTACCAGTTTTCCAATCGCGTCGCCTTTGCCTGGAAGCTCGCCTCACTGGGCATCCCAACCGCTCTAATCTATCTCGGCTTCACCGGTGACGCGGTCATCGGACGCCTGTCAGCGCAGATCCGTGATGCCGAGCACTGGCGCAGCCTGATCAAGCAGCAGACGGATGACGTGTTCCCGACGGAGATGTGGGAACGGGAGATCGCAGTAGTGTCGACCCCGCTTTGGCTCTTGGCGCGGACACTACCTGCCTATCGCCATTCACCTGAGTTGGCAGTTCGACGCGCATCGCGAGGAGGGCAGGCATCCTGACGCCACGCGCCATGACGACGACCTGGCTCCCGCCCGGCGGGTCAGTGAACGCCTTTGGGGCGCGTTCAACGTGAGCACTCCGGTCGACGCAGAAGCGCGAGGCCTTGCCTATGCGGCCGCGCGGGAGGTCATCGCCCCTGCAAACTCAGGCTGGCCGATGCTGCCGAATGCCCTCGCGGACGACGCGGTGCGAAAGACTGGTGAGGGTCGCAAGCGCGCGCTAGCCTGGATCGACACCGCGCTCGGAGCGCCCTGGCTGCGAATCATCGACGCGCCCGACTACGTTGGCTGGCGCCGTCTTGCCGGATCACTCACCGGCACGTTCAGGGACGGCCTGACGCCCGATCCGGCTTTCGACCAAAGCTGCACGCTGGAGATTTTGGACCTGGCCGTGACGCGTACCGGCTGGGCTTTCACGCCGGGCTGCCTCACGGTCAGCATGCACGCGCTCGGCCGCCTGGTGCAGCGCGGGCGCGTGCGTGCCACGGCCGCTCTGCGGGCCGCGGTACTGGATCTGCACGACACATTGCTTCGAATGCCAGAGGCGACCGTAGGTGCCATGATCAACGCGCGGCTCGGGATCAACCCAAGCGAACAGAGAGCGGATTTGCTTTTGCCAGGGCCAGCCGGCGGCGCATGGGCAACAACGATTCTCCTGGTTGAACTCGAGCGGACTCGCACGCTCCGACCAATGTGGGCGGCCCGCACCTACCTAGACCAAGACCAGCTTGACGATTCACAGGCCAGCGCGGTGGCAGGCCTTCGCAGGTCAATGCTGCCAGACCGCTACAGCCCGGGATCGGCGGGCTACGGGATGCTGAGGCCCGCAATGCCACGGCCGCCCGAGGATGGCGTATGACGCATTCACCCGGCTCATTGCGCTCTGAACCAGGCTGCCTGGTCGGCGGCTGC from Roseomonas fluvialis encodes the following:
- a CDS encoding recombinase family protein — translated: MRLGANAPRLAVGLIRVSTAEQGNSGLGLEAQQASIRSFVAAQGWTMVAEYSDIASGKDDRRPGFQGALERCRQLGAVLVAARLDRITRRAHTLSQLLEDGVSIRAADMPGADDLMLRIYAAMAQKERELISERTRAALAAAKARGRVLGGDRGYRPAASPDAAAAAQARREAAERTAHRLGLEVDRLRAEGVEGHAALARALNARAVPAPRGSVAWTHTTVARVLARTRCIER